From Algoriphagus sp. NG3, the proteins below share one genomic window:
- the lptB gene encoding LPS export ABC transporter ATP-binding protein, whose protein sequence is MILRAEHLVKIYKGRRVVNDISVEVSQGEIVGLLGPNGAGKTTSFYMIVGLIQPNEGKIFLESDDITSLPMYRRAKLGIGYLAQEASVFRKLSVEENIMAVLEMTKMTKQERKEKVESLLEEFSLTHVRKNLGMVLSGGERRRTEIARALAVDPKFVLLDEPFAGVDPIAVEEIQTIVAKLKTKNIGILITDHNVNETLSITDRAYLMFEGKLLKAGTAEELAADEQVRKVYLGSNFELKRKVFN, encoded by the coding sequence ATGATTCTTCGAGCAGAACATCTAGTAAAAATCTATAAGGGTCGCCGTGTAGTAAACGACATCTCTGTAGAGGTAAGTCAGGGTGAGATAGTAGGGCTTTTGGGACCAAATGGAGCGGGGAAAACCACCTCTTTTTACATGATTGTAGGTTTGATCCAACCCAATGAGGGCAAGATTTTTTTGGAAAGCGACGATATTACCAGCCTACCGATGTACCGACGGGCCAAATTGGGAATAGGCTATCTGGCCCAGGAAGCATCAGTTTTTAGGAAGCTTTCTGTAGAGGAGAATATCATGGCTGTACTGGAGATGACCAAGATGACTAAGCAAGAGCGTAAAGAGAAGGTAGAAAGTTTATTGGAGGAATTCAGCTTGACCCATGTGCGCAAAAATCTCGGCATGGTGTTATCTGGTGGAGAAAGGCGGCGGACTGAAATTGCCAGGGCATTGGCTGTAGATCCTAAGTTCGTCCTATTGGACGAACCTTTTGCAGGAGTAGATCCTATCGCTGTAGAAGAAATCCAGACCATCGTGGCGAAGCTTAAAACAAAAAATATCGGCATTCTGATCACTGATCACAATGTAAATGAGACGCTTTCTATTACCGACAGAGCGTACCTTATGTTTGAAGGAAAGCTACTTAAGGCGGGAACAGCCGAAGAATTGGCGGCTGATGAACAAGTACGGAAGGTTTACTTGGGTTCTAATTTTGAATTAAAGCGAAAAGTTTTTAACTGA
- the recJ gene encoding single-stranded-DNA-specific exonuclease RecJ: protein MEYLWKQKPKTSQAAIDQLSKEINVNPTLANMLINRGVKSFEEAKSYFRPSLVQLHDPFLMKDMAEAVDRIQAAVAGGEKIMVYGDYDVDGTTAVALMYGFLKTFYPDVVFYIPDRYKEGYGISEKGVRIAAENDIKLIIALDCGIKAIEKVALASELGVDFIICDHHTPGDRLPAAVAVLDAKRNDCDYPYKELSGAGVGFKLIQAIALKRGIDSSQLDAYLDLVAVSIAADIVPITGENRILAYYGLDRLNNTPRPGLKALMLSSNLEKDIGISDVVFKIGPRINASGRLEHAKASVELLISTDLEAAMERAKVVDEVNATRRNFDENITKEAFEMIALREELTVWNSTVLFKEDWHKGVIGIVASRCIEKYYRPTIILTESNGKATGSARSVVDFNIYEAIEECADLLDQFGGHMYAAGLTLPVENVIAFQEKFESVVKSRIEEVHRKPVIEVDDELLLDQINYKFYNILRQMAPFGPGNTEPIFRISNVYAEDVAVLKDKHLRFKIVQDGQVTTPVCLGFGMADRTKDPDLTTVNMLRGKMRFDIVAEMRENVFRDKSSLQLYVKDIKFD from the coding sequence ATGGAGTATCTCTGGAAACAAAAGCCCAAAACCTCACAAGCGGCCATAGATCAGCTGAGCAAAGAAATCAATGTCAATCCGACATTGGCCAATATGCTGATTAATCGCGGGGTAAAGAGCTTCGAGGAAGCCAAGAGCTACTTCCGTCCTTCTTTGGTACAGCTTCATGATCCTTTTCTGATGAAAGATATGGCTGAGGCCGTAGATAGGATTCAGGCCGCGGTAGCGGGAGGGGAGAAAATCATGGTTTATGGAGACTATGATGTGGATGGGACTACGGCTGTGGCACTGATGTACGGGTTTTTGAAAACTTTCTACCCGGATGTGGTTTTTTATATCCCAGACCGCTACAAAGAAGGATATGGGATATCTGAAAAAGGAGTTCGAATTGCCGCTGAAAATGATATCAAACTGATTATTGCGTTGGATTGCGGGATCAAGGCAATAGAGAAAGTGGCCTTGGCATCAGAACTTGGGGTGGATTTTATTATCTGCGATCATCACACGCCAGGGGACAGGCTCCCGGCTGCTGTGGCAGTGCTGGATGCCAAAAGAAATGATTGCGATTACCCTTATAAGGAGCTTAGTGGTGCCGGAGTGGGCTTTAAGTTGATTCAGGCTATAGCGCTGAAGCGGGGAATAGACTCTTCCCAGTTGGATGCTTATCTGGATTTGGTGGCAGTTAGTATTGCTGCGGATATTGTACCCATTACCGGGGAAAACAGGATACTTGCCTATTATGGACTTGACCGTCTGAATAATACTCCCAGACCGGGATTGAAGGCCTTGATGCTGAGCAGCAACTTGGAGAAGGATATCGGGATCTCGGATGTGGTTTTCAAAATAGGCCCAAGGATAAACGCTTCCGGAAGATTGGAACATGCCAAAGCATCTGTGGAATTGTTGATTTCCACTGACTTGGAAGCTGCCATGGAGCGGGCCAAGGTGGTTGATGAGGTGAATGCCACCCGTAGGAATTTCGATGAAAATATCACCAAAGAAGCTTTTGAGATGATCGCCCTGAGGGAGGAATTGACGGTGTGGAATTCTACCGTCCTTTTCAAGGAAGACTGGCATAAAGGTGTGATCGGAATCGTAGCGAGCCGTTGTATTGAGAAATATTATCGACCTACTATTATTTTGACGGAGTCAAATGGGAAGGCTACAGGTAGTGCTCGGTCGGTAGTGGATTTCAATATATATGAGGCGATAGAAGAATGTGCTGATCTATTGGATCAATTCGGAGGGCATATGTATGCGGCTGGACTGACGCTTCCAGTGGAGAATGTGATCGCTTTTCAGGAGAAGTTTGAGTCAGTGGTGAAGAGCAGAATCGAGGAAGTCCATCGTAAACCTGTGATAGAAGTTGATGATGAATTGCTGTTAGATCAGATAAATTACAAGTTTTATAATATATTGAGACAAATGGCGCCGTTTGGTCCCGGAAACACTGAGCCGATTTTCCGGATTTCAAATGTGTATGCGGAAGATGTGGCGGTTTTGAAGGATAAGCACCTGAGATTTAAGATCGTACAGGACGGTCAGGTGACTACTCCGGTTTGCCTGGGTTTTGGGATGGCAGACCGCACCAAAGATCCCGACTTGACTACCGTGAATATGCTTCGGGGCAAAATGAGATTTGATATAGTAGCAGAAATGAGAGAAAATGTATTTCGTGATAAGAGTAGCTTGCAACTCTACGTGAAAGACATAAAATTTGACTGA
- the prmA gene encoding 50S ribosomal protein L11 methyltransferase translates to MDYLEFKIKCLDQFREILIAELSMIGFDSFLETEEGIDAYTLESDFDRVAFDEVMAQYQEDAQISLEEGIMPKVNWNEEWEKNYDPIAVDDLVYVRASFHPSQPTFKHEIVINPKMSFGTGHHATTFQMLRHQGQIDHHGKRVLDVGSGTGILAVMAHLLGAKQLEAFDIDDWCVDNGNENFDLNGLSTRMKLGTIREVNPKGEFDIVLANINKNVLLDEMSIYADLLEKEGFLLLSGFYTEDIEDLNDCAKEFGLELISQQSKDNWAALILQKKP, encoded by the coding sequence ATGGATTACCTGGAGTTTAAAATCAAATGCCTGGATCAATTCCGGGAAATCCTTATCGCAGAACTATCCATGATAGGCTTTGATTCCTTCCTCGAAACAGAGGAGGGAATCGATGCTTATACACTGGAGTCAGATTTCGATCGAGTCGCTTTCGACGAAGTGATGGCCCAGTACCAGGAGGACGCCCAAATCAGCCTCGAAGAGGGCATCATGCCCAAAGTGAACTGGAATGAGGAGTGGGAAAAGAATTATGATCCTATTGCAGTGGACGATTTAGTGTATGTACGGGCTTCTTTTCACCCAAGCCAGCCTACGTTCAAACATGAAATAGTGATCAACCCCAAAATGTCCTTTGGCACAGGACATCATGCGACTACTTTTCAGATGCTTCGCCATCAGGGACAGATCGATCATCATGGTAAAAGGGTTCTCGATGTTGGGTCCGGAACAGGAATACTTGCTGTAATGGCGCATCTCCTTGGAGCAAAACAGTTAGAAGCTTTTGATATTGATGACTGGTGTGTGGATAACGGCAACGAGAATTTCGATCTCAATGGTCTATCAACCCGAATGAAATTAGGTACTATCCGTGAGGTAAATCCCAAGGGAGAGTTTGACATTGTCTTGGCCAACATCAACAAAAACGTTTTGCTGGATGAAATGAGTATTTATGCTGATCTGCTAGAAAAAGAAGGGTTTTTGTTGCTCAGCGGCTTTTATACAGAAGACATTGAAGATCTGAATGATTGTGCAAAGGAATTTGGGCTTGAGCTGATTTCTCAACAAAGCAAGGACAACTGGGCTGCGTTGATTTTGCAGAAGAAACCCTGA
- the tpiA gene encoding triose-phosphate isomerase → MRKKIVAGNWKMNMTFEEGQTLTSEILNMIKDEHNGEAIAILNPPFPHIFPVKKLAGEAKGVFIGAQNCSDKDAGAYTGEVSAKILASFGVQYVIIGHSERREYFKEGNDLLAQKVKIALENGLTPIFCCGESLEIRTAGTHEANVKFQLTESLFDLSPEDFSKIVIAYEPIWAIGTGKTASSEEAQDMHEALRRHIASKYGKDIADNTSILYGGSCNPKNAQELFAKPDVDGGLIGGASLKSRDFVDIIKSF, encoded by the coding sequence ATGCGTAAGAAAATAGTAGCCGGCAACTGGAAAATGAACATGACTTTCGAAGAAGGTCAGACACTTACTTCCGAAATATTGAACATGATCAAGGATGAACATAACGGCGAAGCAATCGCTATTCTTAATCCTCCATTTCCTCATATTTTCCCTGTTAAAAAGCTAGCCGGAGAAGCAAAAGGTGTGTTTATCGGGGCTCAGAATTGCTCTGACAAGGATGCAGGGGCTTACACCGGGGAAGTGTCTGCGAAGATACTTGCCTCATTTGGTGTTCAGTATGTAATCATCGGTCATAGTGAGCGCCGTGAGTATTTCAAGGAAGGGAATGATTTACTTGCCCAAAAGGTGAAAATTGCCCTTGAAAATGGGTTGACTCCGATTTTCTGTTGTGGAGAATCGCTTGAGATCAGAACTGCAGGTACACATGAAGCAAATGTGAAGTTCCAGCTTACCGAGAGTCTTTTTGACTTGAGCCCTGAAGATTTCTCCAAAATCGTGATAGCTTATGAGCCGATTTGGGCGATAGGCACTGGCAAAACTGCCAGCTCTGAGGAGGCTCAGGATATGCATGAAGCTTTGAGAAGACATATCGCTTCCAAGTATGGCAAAGACATCGCTGATAATACATCCATTCTATATGGAGGCAGCTGTAATCCTAAAAATGCACAGGAGCTTTTTGCCAAACCTGACGTGGATGGAGGGTTGATCGGTGGAGCTTCCCTTAAATCCCGTGATTTCGTAGATATTATTAAGTCATTCTAA
- a CDS encoding regulatory protein RecX: protein MSSWGKYKANESGKNSWSQEEAFEKLTTFCAYQDRCAWEVRRKLYEKGITDDKAEQLISELIAEEFVDEERYARSFARGKFRLKKWGKNRIRMELKMREIPENLIRKGLSEIDPEEYYDTLLTQTEKKWESTQESDGYKKKFKVTQYLVSKGYEMDLVKEAVEGLISEKSQ, encoded by the coding sequence ATGTCCAGTTGGGGAAAATATAAGGCAAATGAGTCAGGAAAAAACTCCTGGTCGCAGGAAGAGGCTTTCGAGAAGCTTACCACCTTCTGTGCCTATCAGGATCGTTGTGCCTGGGAGGTTCGGCGCAAACTTTACGAAAAAGGGATCACTGATGACAAAGCTGAACAATTGATTTCAGAATTGATCGCTGAGGAATTTGTAGACGAGGAGCGCTATGCCAGATCCTTTGCCCGTGGCAAATTCAGACTAAAAAAATGGGGTAAAAACAGAATCCGGATGGAGCTCAAGATGCGGGAAATTCCTGAAAACCTCATCCGTAAGGGGCTTTCCGAAATCGATCCTGAGGAATACTACGATACGCTTTTAACACAAACTGAGAAAAAGTGGGAAAGCACGCAGGAATCCGATGGTTACAAAAAAAAGTTCAAAGTCACCCAATACCTGGTAAGTAAAGGCTATGAAATGGATCTGGTGAAGGAAGCGGTTGAGGGTTTGATTAGTGAGAAGTCGCAGTAG
- a CDS encoding DUF3365 domain-containing protein, with protein MKYVISFLIPALLIIACGPQERVSKDVFDKVNSSMEAKRLSEAQIIQEAMIWGDSISNEAQQQLMTNLHQAVEEDGFSSALDFCNVNATPIIKALSDRYNISIRRTSFRARNQDNLPTEEESQILEAYQYNVENGIASEPNIQKIDNGEILLYTKAIIIPSEFCLNCHGNPETRIDKSVLEKVDSLYAGDLARDFEVGDLRGMWSLKIPKKAVVNRL; from the coding sequence ATGAAGTACGTCATCAGTTTTCTCATCCCAGCCCTTCTAATTATAGCTTGCGGGCCTCAAGAACGGGTATCCAAGGATGTCTTTGATAAGGTAAACAGTTCTATGGAGGCCAAGAGACTTTCTGAAGCACAGATTATACAAGAGGCTATGATCTGGGGAGACTCCATTAGCAATGAAGCACAGCAACAATTAATGACCAACCTGCACCAGGCGGTGGAAGAAGACGGATTTTCAAGCGCACTGGATTTTTGCAATGTGAACGCTACTCCTATAATAAAGGCATTGAGTGACCGCTATAATATCTCCATAAGGCGAACCTCTTTCCGTGCCAGAAATCAGGATAATTTACCTACAGAGGAAGAAAGCCAGATTTTGGAAGCCTACCAGTACAATGTAGAGAATGGGATAGCCAGCGAGCCAAATATCCAGAAAATTGATAATGGAGAGATTTTACTTTATACTAAAGCTATTATTATTCCTTCAGAATTTTGCTTGAATTGTCACGGAAATCCAGAAACTCGGATTGATAAATCAGTCTTAGAAAAGGTGGATTCTTTATATGCCGGAGATTTGGCAAGGGATTTTGAGGTGGGGGATCTGAGAGGAATGTGGTCTTTGAAAATCCCTAAGAAAGCAGTGGTCAATCGGCTATAA
- a CDS encoding TonB-dependent receptor produces MTILFCLGLISTAFTQTREVSGVVISGEDNLPLPGASVLVKGTTNGTVTDIDGKFTLSISGPSDVLVLSFIGFTQMEVPVGDRSMFELTLVPDTKSLEEVIVVGYGEQKKETITGAVATVKGKELTKSPAMNLSNSIAGRMAGVVAVNRGGEPGYDGSSIRIRGSNTLGNNDALVVIDGIPARAGGLERLNPNDIENISVLKDASAAIYGSRAANGVILVTTKRGSTGAPELTFQVNQGFAQPAVIPALANAAEYANALNEINIYELPTSEWAAANEAYKVNGQYTRPDGQVRTAPYSPDEIELYRNGSDPWNYPDTDWYGETLKNWSPQSMYNLQLVGGSENVKYLTSLGYQNQDGYYKNSATGYKQYDLRINVDANVNKYVKVGLGILAREEVRTFPTRGAGAIFRMQMRGKPNQPAYWPNGLPGPDIENGENPVVITTDQTGYNNDKRDYIQTTGNIEIKIPGVEGLKFTGTAAIDKYIQLTKNWQIPWTLYERGNGFEEDGVTPVLVPSQRGPADPSLSEGTTQTLNILLGGVLNYDKTFNDVHTLNVVAGVNRETIESNNFNAFRRYFISTAIDQMFAGGDLERNNGGGAYERARLNYFGRVAYNYKEKYLAEFLWRNDGSYIFPEETRFGFFPGIMLGWVVSEENFWKNSLGKTFDFFKIRGSWGQLGNDQIFFDSNGDGTQTLQEYQFLSTYGFSSYIIDGTETKTLFETRIPNTSIAWEIANNSNLGFEGQFLQGKLFFEFDLFYNKRTNILWRKNASVPQSTGLTLPAENIGEVENKGFDLNLGIRGGKGEFQYSASVNGGYAKNNILFWDESPGAPEWQMSTGKPMNTNLVYQYDGVFRDQQEIDAETLDYSAITNNLRPGDMKYRDYDGDGKITPDDRVRMDNNNIPLFQGGVNLTANWKGFDLAVLIQGAAGARQFISAGESGNIGNYLSDIYDNRWTIDNPSSTDPRLANRSDQYWSSNNTYWFRSSDYVRLKNVELGYNIPAHLTEKIGVRNARFYVNGLNLITLSKNKVYDPESDNSLGQYYPQARVINTGLSVSF; encoded by the coding sequence ATGACAATACTATTTTGTCTGGGACTGATTAGCACCGCATTCACACAGACCCGGGAGGTGTCTGGTGTGGTCATTTCAGGAGAGGACAATCTGCCTCTGCCTGGTGCCTCTGTACTTGTGAAAGGCACCACTAATGGAACCGTCACCGATATTGACGGTAAATTCACTCTAAGCATCTCTGGGCCTTCTGATGTCTTGGTATTATCCTTTATAGGTTTTACCCAGATGGAAGTTCCTGTAGGTGATCGTTCAATGTTTGAACTCACACTTGTTCCTGACACAAAATCCCTCGAAGAAGTCATTGTGGTAGGTTATGGTGAGCAGAAAAAAGAGACTATCACAGGTGCAGTTGCTACCGTGAAAGGTAAGGAACTGACCAAGTCACCTGCCATGAACCTGTCCAACTCTATCGCAGGCCGTATGGCAGGGGTAGTTGCGGTTAACAGAGGTGGTGAACCTGGCTATGATGGATCTAGTATCCGTATCCGGGGTTCCAATACCTTAGGAAACAATGATGCGCTAGTTGTAATCGATGGAATCCCGGCAAGAGCAGGAGGTTTAGAGCGTTTGAATCCGAATGACATTGAAAACATCTCCGTATTGAAAGATGCCTCTGCTGCGATCTATGGATCAAGAGCTGCTAATGGTGTAATACTTGTAACTACCAAACGAGGATCAACCGGTGCTCCAGAGCTGACCTTTCAAGTGAATCAGGGATTTGCCCAACCGGCGGTAATACCAGCCTTGGCAAACGCAGCTGAGTATGCCAATGCGCTTAATGAAATTAATATCTATGAACTTCCTACCTCAGAGTGGGCTGCAGCCAACGAGGCCTATAAAGTAAACGGACAATATACCAGGCCAGATGGTCAGGTGAGAACAGCCCCCTACAGCCCTGATGAGATAGAGCTGTACAGAAATGGATCCGATCCATGGAACTATCCTGATACGGACTGGTATGGAGAAACACTAAAAAACTGGTCTCCTCAGAGCATGTACAATTTACAGCTAGTAGGAGGTAGTGAGAATGTAAAATATCTAACCTCACTAGGCTATCAGAATCAAGACGGCTATTATAAAAACTCCGCAACGGGCTATAAGCAATATGACCTGCGAATTAATGTAGATGCAAACGTAAATAAATATGTAAAAGTAGGGTTGGGTATTCTGGCGAGAGAAGAAGTTAGAACTTTTCCTACTAGAGGAGCAGGGGCTATTTTCCGTATGCAGATGAGAGGTAAGCCTAATCAACCAGCATATTGGCCTAATGGGCTACCAGGCCCAGATATTGAAAATGGAGAAAATCCAGTGGTAATCACTACAGATCAGACTGGCTACAATAACGACAAAAGAGATTATATCCAGACCACCGGTAATATTGAAATTAAGATTCCCGGTGTAGAAGGTTTGAAATTTACAGGTACAGCAGCTATTGATAAGTATATTCAGTTGACTAAAAACTGGCAAATCCCTTGGACATTATATGAAAGAGGAAATGGTTTTGAGGAAGATGGAGTAACTCCAGTATTGGTACCAAGTCAAAGAGGTCCCGCTGATCCAAGCCTGTCTGAAGGAACAACACAAACTTTAAACATTCTTTTAGGAGGTGTTTTAAATTACGACAAGACATTTAACGATGTCCATACACTGAATGTAGTTGCTGGTGTGAACAGAGAAACCATCGAAAGTAATAATTTTAATGCCTTCAGAAGGTACTTTATCTCCACTGCTATTGACCAGATGTTTGCCGGAGGTGATTTAGAAAGAAATAACGGAGGAGGGGCTTATGAAAGAGCACGCTTGAATTATTTCGGTAGAGTAGCCTATAACTACAAAGAGAAGTATTTGGCAGAGTTTCTATGGAGAAACGATGGTTCCTATATTTTTCCTGAGGAGACTAGATTTGGTTTCTTTCCAGGTATTATGCTAGGCTGGGTAGTTTCTGAAGAGAACTTCTGGAAAAATTCCTTGGGCAAGACATTTGATTTCTTCAAAATCAGAGGCTCTTGGGGACAGCTAGGTAATGATCAGATCTTTTTTGATAGTAATGGTGATGGAACACAAACTCTTCAAGAATATCAGTTCTTATCTACTTATGGATTTAGCTCATACATCATAGATGGAACTGAGACTAAAACACTTTTCGAAACAAGGATTCCTAATACTTCAATTGCTTGGGAAATCGCCAACAACTCTAATTTAGGTTTCGAGGGGCAGTTCCTTCAGGGAAAGTTGTTCTTCGAGTTTGACTTGTTTTATAACAAGCGAACTAATATTCTTTGGAGAAAAAATGCTTCCGTACCACAATCCACGGGACTTACGCTTCCAGCTGAGAATATAGGTGAGGTAGAGAATAAAGGATTTGATTTAAATCTAGGGATTCGAGGAGGCAAAGGTGAATTCCAATATTCCGCTAGCGTGAATGGAGGATATGCCAAAAACAATATTTTGTTCTGGGATGAATCTCCGGGAGCCCCTGAATGGCAGATGTCAACTGGCAAACCTATGAATACGAACTTAGTGTACCAGTATGATGGAGTATTCCGTGATCAGCAGGAAATTGATGCAGAGACCCTGGATTATTCTGCCATCACAAATAACCTGCGCCCAGGAGATATGAAGTACAGGGATTATGACGGTGATGGTAAAATCACTCCTGACGACAGGGTGCGTATGGACAATAATAATATCCCGCTTTTTCAAGGAGGCGTTAATTTAACTGCTAACTGGAAAGGTTTTGACCTTGCTGTTTTAATACAAGGTGCCGCTGGAGCCAGGCAATTTATCAGTGCAGGTGAATCTGGAAATATCGGTAACTACCTATCCGATATCTATGACAACAGATGGACGATTGATAACCCGAGCAGTACTGATCCAAGACTTGCAAACCGATCTGACCAATACTGGTCAAGTAATAACACCTACTGGTTTAGAAGTTCTGATTACGTGAGATTAAAGAATGTGGAGCTTGGTTATAATATCCCGGCACATCTCACTGAGAAAATCGGGGTTAGAAATGCCCGCTTCTATGTAAATGGATTAAACCTGATCACATTGAGCAAGAACAAAGTGTATGATCCAGAATCAGATAATTCACTTGGACAATATTATCCTCAGGCGCGGGTGATCAACACTGGTCTTTCTGTTTCATTTTAA
- a CDS encoding RagB/SusD family nutrient uptake outer membrane protein, whose amino-acid sequence MKRNIKYLTIAFAASLTIASCNSDFLNTDPLGEVSESAVWTDPALAEAFVTGIYQGFGNGGFNEEMLASLTDEAIFTHPGRGLTTITEARVNSADVGWNNAGNRTYNWQRLYSYIRRTNIAIAELSEPQFGNDGGIVDRLLGEAKFMRAFYYHDLARYYGGVPLIDRPYELGEETYEESRATWEETINFILADLDDAATLLAGKSMANGRTSELAALALKSRVLLYAASDLHDGPTASGNSATIASFSDLELLAYSGGNRTERWQKAQAAAKAVLDQTTGNLFGLSEPVSHEEGIQNYINNSLSRNGGEKELILARYFINMKQEDGGRQGLFNGPNGYNNWAGNSPVQLLVDDYEMMDGTEFDWSNSAHASAPYDNRDARFYGSILYDGAQWKPRATANQPRDPLGQIQTGTYEVTNSSGAKDTHFGLDTRNSPIEDWNGSYTGYYVRKFIDPDPAIVDQNTWQEVPWPFIRYTEVVLNYVEASLELGQEDEARNWLNQIRFRVGQPAVTESGDALVERYRNERRIEMAYEEQRFHDVRRWMIAEETIGRQANTINITGTLKSGQTLSVYRYDPEIYNYVYTVQPIDPGKENRTWLDKMYFMPFHRDELNRNANLIQNPGFD is encoded by the coding sequence ATGAAAAGAAATATAAAATACTTAACAATAGCATTCGCAGCCAGCTTGACCATAGCCAGCTGTAACAGCGACTTCTTGAACACTGATCCACTTGGTGAAGTGTCAGAATCAGCAGTGTGGACTGATCCAGCTTTGGCAGAAGCATTTGTAACTGGTATATATCAGGGATTTGGGAATGGAGGCTTCAATGAAGAAATGCTTGCATCATTAACTGATGAAGCAATTTTCACGCATCCTGGACGAGGTCTTACCACCATCACAGAGGCTAGAGTAAATTCTGCCGACGTAGGCTGGAACAATGCAGGCAACAGAACCTATAACTGGCAACGATTGTACAGCTACATTCGTAGGACAAATATTGCTATAGCTGAGCTTTCCGAGCCACAATTTGGAAATGATGGAGGTATAGTGGATAGGTTATTGGGAGAAGCTAAATTTATGAGAGCTTTCTATTATCATGACCTCGCCAGATATTATGGTGGAGTTCCCTTGATTGATCGTCCATACGAATTAGGAGAGGAAACTTACGAGGAATCCAGAGCTACATGGGAAGAGACAATAAACTTCATATTAGCCGATTTGGATGATGCGGCAACTTTACTTGCTGGAAAGAGTATGGCAAATGGACGTACCAGTGAATTGGCTGCCCTAGCACTAAAATCTCGGGTTTTGCTCTATGCCGCAAGTGATCTTCATGATGGACCTACTGCTTCAGGTAATTCGGCTACTATAGCGAGCTTTAGCGATTTGGAATTACTTGCCTATAGTGGAGGAAATAGAACTGAAAGATGGCAAAAAGCCCAGGCTGCTGCCAAAGCAGTACTTGATCAGACTACCGGTAATTTATTTGGTCTTTCTGAACCAGTATCGCATGAAGAAGGTATACAAAACTATATCAACAATTCCCTTTCGAGAAATGGGGGCGAAAAAGAATTAATTCTTGCAAGATACTTTATCAATATGAAGCAGGAAGACGGCGGTCGTCAAGGTTTATTTAATGGCCCCAATGGCTATAATAACTGGGCAGGAAATAGCCCCGTACAATTGCTTGTGGATGATTACGAAATGATGGACGGAACCGAATTTGACTGGTCAAATTCTGCCCATGCTTCTGCTCCGTATGATAATAGAGATGCACGCTTCTATGGATCTATCCTCTATGACGGAGCTCAGTGGAAGCCAAGAGCTACTGCCAACCAACCTAGAGATCCACTCGGACAGATCCAAACAGGGACTTATGAAGTGACTAATTCCTCTGGGGCGAAGGATACTCATTTCGGATTGGATACCAGAAACAGCCCAATCGAGGACTGGAATGGAAGCTATACCGGCTATTATGTGAGAAAATTCATTGATCCGGATCCGGCCATCGTAGATCAAAATACCTGGCAGGAGGTGCCTTGGCCTTTCATCAGATATACCGAAGTGGTATTGAATTATGTGGAAGCATCTCTTGAATTAGGACAGGAAGACGAGGCCCGAAACTGGTTGAATCAGATTAGATTCAGAGTTGGTCAGCCTGCTGTCACTGAAAGTGGTGATGCATTGGTAGAGCGCTATAGAAATGAGAGACGTATAGAGATGGCTTATGAAGAGCAAAGATTCCATGACGTTCGTCGTTGGATGATTGCCGAGGAGACTATTGGTCGTCAAGCTAATACCATCAACATCACCGGAACGCTGAAATCAGGTCAAACGCTCTCTGTCTACCGCTATGATCCTGAGATTTACAATTATGTGTACACTGTACAGCCTATAGACCCGGGTAAAGAAAACCGAACTTGGCTCGATAAAATGTATTTCATGCCTTTTCATAGAGATGAGCTCAATAGAAATGCAAACCTAATCCAGAATCCTGGATTCGATTAA